In one Butyrivibrio proteoclasticus B316 genomic region, the following are encoded:
- a CDS encoding substrate-binding domain-containing protein — protein MGNNHMIRKITTCLLTAVLVGSSIIGCSSNTASSGGGGSAGSSKILFMMTDVDDNYRATLTDAIMAAAKSQGVAIDYVETGGNAETEANLITSAKASGYTAIILRPGDASTALQMNVASNDLPIVYVNNQPSDSHLEGGKYIFVGSDEYQAGQYQAEYVLKQLGNPKTLDVIIFEGEIGHSGTIGRTKSVKETLRANGCAANYVFVDTANWSDVEARSKFAIFMKTGQNVDAIFCNNDTMALGAVQGLKDFGLDYSKIPVAGVDATADGCASILAGEMAFTVLQDAKGQGAAAVEAAKVLGSGGDLSSVEGASEDKKYVWVPFSPVDKSNAASIN, from the coding sequence ATGGGTAATAACCATATGATCAGGAAAATAACTACATGTCTTTTAACTGCTGTATTAGTAGGGAGCAGTATAATAGGATGTTCATCAAATACAGCTTCATCCGGAGGCGGTGGATCAGCCGGCAGTTCCAAGATACTTTTTATGATGACAGATGTAGATGACAACTACAGAGCAACGCTTACAGATGCCATCATGGCTGCTGCAAAGAGCCAGGGAGTTGCAATTGATTATGTAGAAACTGGCGGAAATGCGGAAACTGAGGCAAATCTTATTACAAGTGCCAAAGCTTCGGGATATACAGCCATTATCCTAAGACCCGGAGATGCCAGTACTGCACTTCAGATGAATGTTGCTTCCAATGATCTGCCAATTGTATATGTCAACAATCAGCCTTCGGATTCGCACCTTGAAGGCGGCAAGTATATATTTGTTGGTTCCGATGAGTATCAGGCCGGGCAGTATCAGGCAGAATATGTCCTCAAACAACTCGGAAATCCCAAGACACTTGACGTTATTATTTTTGAGGGAGAAATCGGACATTCAGGAACTATTGGAAGAACCAAATCGGTAAAAGAGACACTTAGAGCAAATGGTTGTGCAGCTAATTATGTATTCGTGGATACGGCTAACTGGTCTGATGTAGAGGCCAGAAGCAAGTTCGCTATATTCATGAAAACCGGCCAGAATGTTGATGCTATCTTCTGTAATAATGATACTATGGCTCTGGGAGCAGTTCAGGGGCTTAAGGATTTTGGACTGGATTACAGCAAGATCCCTGTAGCCGGAGTTGATGCTACAGCAGATGGATGTGCTTCTATCCTGGCAGGAGAAATGGCTTTCACAGTTCTTCAGGATGCCAAGGGACAGGGAGCAGCAGCGGTTGAAGCAGCCAAGGTCCTTGGAAGCGGCGGAGACCTCAGCAGCGTGGAAGGTGCATCTGAAGATAAAAAATATGTATGGGTTCCATTTTCACCTGTTGATAAATCAAATGCAGCATCTATAAATTAA
- a CDS encoding FecR family protein: MKKTFSIKKIAVIVAILMASVAGIVIFIYAQRLTATTMRLLKMQGIVKLFDKEKEKTIIDNIRLANGNAIKTESASLAAIALDDSKVVTINDESRAQFEQKGKKLNIKLTDGSLFFEVSKKLAADETFDIRTSSMVVGIRGTSGYVAVDEEGYETLYITDGEVEVIGTNPVTGEKKTIRVKAGQRIRVYLYNDRPKDSIMFALEDVSEDDLKQAIKDRLIENDNLLAKVCNATGWDKDKILGIEEIPEDVIPANAGDEIETEPEKEEVASAAESSSAEEIIEEPATEVVTEEAEEPQQVAEEKPEAVLPDTSDFDPVYYASQNPDVVEHYGDDPGALYQHYLEHGEEEGRAATEAEAQQQISSQEEAYLKFQQDLARAQEEQAEQERLQQQAMLDQQAMQNALNQSNNINQDDSNYVDDNSSQANNTGKTDEGYYNPYADPNSELFDPDNTNPDNPNYIDPDNPDGTNNP, translated from the coding sequence ATGAAAAAGACCTTTAGTATTAAGAAAATTGCGGTAATAGTTGCAATTCTCATGGCCTCTGTAGCAGGGATCGTTATATTTATCTATGCACAAAGGCTGACTGCTACAACTATGAGGCTCCTCAAGATGCAGGGAATAGTTAAGTTATTCGACAAAGAAAAAGAGAAGACTATCATAGATAACATTCGCCTTGCAAATGGAAATGCGATAAAGACCGAGAGTGCTTCCCTTGCTGCAATTGCTCTTGATGATTCCAAAGTTGTAACAATCAATGATGAGAGTAGAGCGCAGTTCGAACAAAAGGGAAAAAAGCTTAATATCAAGCTTACGGACGGAAGCCTTTTCTTTGAAGTAAGCAAGAAGCTTGCTGCAGATGAGACCTTTGATATCAGAACATCATCAATGGTAGTTGGTATCAGAGGAACATCAGGATATGTGGCAGTGGATGAAGAAGGATATGAAACTCTCTATATTACAGATGGAGAGGTTGAAGTTATAGGTACTAACCCGGTGACCGGCGAGAAGAAGACCATCAGGGTAAAAGCAGGCCAGAGGATCAGGGTATATCTGTATAATGACAGGCCCAAGGACAGCATCATGTTTGCTCTTGAAGACGTATCAGAAGATGATCTTAAGCAGGCCATCAAAGACAGACTTATAGAAAACGATAATCTTTTAGCTAAAGTATGCAATGCTACTGGATGGGATAAGGATAAGATCCTTGGTATTGAAGAGATTCCTGAGGACGTAATTCCTGCTAATGCTGGTGATGAAATAGAAACAGAACCTGAAAAAGAAGAAGTTGCAAGCGCAGCAGAGAGTTCGTCCGCAGAAGAAATAATAGAAGAACCTGCTACAGAAGTAGTCACAGAAGAAGCAGAAGAACCGCAGCAGGTAGCAGAGGAAAAACCTGAAGCCGTTTTACCAGATACATCGGATTTTGACCCAGTTTACTACGCATCACAGAATCCGGATGTTGTAGAGCATTATGGAGATGATCCGGGAGCTCTTTATCAGCACTACCTGGAACATGGAGAGGAAGAAGGAAGAGCAGCAACAGAAGCTGAGGCCCAGCAGCAGATTAGTTCGCAGGAAGAAGCATATCTGAAGTTCCAGCAGGATCTTGCAAGAGCTCAGGAAGAACAGGCTGAGCAGGAAAGACTGCAGCAACAGGCAATGCTTGACCAGCAGGCAATGCAGAATGCACTTAATCAGTCAAATAATATAAATCAGGATGATAGTAATTATGTAGATGATAACAGTAGTCAGGCAAATAATACTGGGAAGACAGACGAAGGCTATTATAATCCTTATGCTGACCCTAACAGCGAATTGTTTGATCCTGATAATACCAATCCAGATAATCCAAATTACATAGACCCGGATAATCCAGACGGTACTAATAACCCATAA
- a CDS encoding CHASE2 domain-containing protein, with protein MSKKIIRSYLKRPKYRNLAILFFILTVLYTLAVYFKVVNRADKWIQDALFQKPQAVSGDVVIISIDDETLEHIGAYNTWDRNVMASALEALGADPRNKPAVVAIDTLYIGETDPEADERLANAAEKLGNVVTASAGVFGSGFIEDENGKFQMHGHLIYNYEEPYKRLKDVTTQGHINAMYDMDGVLRHSLLYFDHQSGAETTDRIYSMAHEAARLYCLQNGRSLSDPMVDERGHFYLSYTVRPGTYNDGMNLYKLINGEVPADYYAGKIVLIGPYAAGLQDEYFTPIDRAQKMYGVEYQANVIEALLRGDYKKEMSDVLQAGLLFIAVLVGITVFLITSVKFATIFMVVLMILSLGVSYLLYSNGWIVHVIWLPLGIVIMYVASLAVHYLRAALEKRRVTKTFERYVAPEIVKEIMKEGMENLSLGGKTCDIAVLFVDVRGFTTMSERLAPEKVVFILNKYLTMASDCVEKNKGTLDKFVGDAMMAFWGAPLPQDDAIYNAVRTAMDIIEGAKRVSDELKEEIGEELRVGVGVNYGPAVVGNMGAEKHMDYTAIGDTVNTAARLEANAPGGTVYISRVVADALKDRIKVTSLGGTIKLKGKAEGFEVLKVDELD; from the coding sequence ATGAGTAAGAAGATAATCAGGAGTTATTTAAAAAGACCTAAATACAGAAATTTAGCCATTCTTTTCTTTATTCTGACGGTTCTATATACCTTAGCTGTTTATTTCAAAGTGGTGAACCGCGCAGATAAGTGGATACAGGATGCTCTTTTCCAGAAGCCGCAGGCTGTTTCTGGTGACGTGGTTATAATAAGTATTGATGATGAGACTCTGGAGCATATTGGTGCTTATAACACCTGGGATAGGAACGTTATGGCCAGTGCTCTGGAGGCTCTGGGGGCAGATCCCCGGAACAAACCTGCAGTTGTGGCAATTGATACACTCTACATTGGAGAAACTGACCCTGAAGCTGACGAAAGACTTGCAAATGCAGCAGAAAAGCTTGGAAATGTAGTTACTGCTTCTGCGGGAGTATTTGGTTCAGGTTTTATTGAAGATGAAAATGGCAAGTTCCAGATGCACGGCCATCTTATCTATAACTACGAGGAACCTTATAAGAGGTTAAAAGATGTTACTACTCAGGGACATATAAATGCCATGTATGACATGGATGGCGTCCTTAGGCATTCTCTTTTGTATTTTGATCATCAAAGTGGAGCTGAAACAACTGACCGCATCTATTCAATGGCTCATGAAGCAGCTCGTCTTTATTGCCTGCAAAATGGAAGGTCCTTGTCAGATCCTATGGTGGATGAACGAGGTCATTTCTATCTTTCCTACACTGTAAGGCCGGGAACTTACAATGATGGCATGAATCTGTACAAGCTTATTAACGGGGAAGTGCCGGCTGATTATTATGCTGGCAAAATAGTTCTAATAGGGCCATACGCTGCAGGACTACAGGATGAATACTTTACTCCTATCGATAGAGCCCAGAAGATGTATGGAGTTGAGTACCAGGCCAATGTAATTGAAGCACTCCTTAGAGGCGATTATAAAAAGGAAATGTCTGATGTCCTGCAGGCAGGCCTGTTATTCATAGCAGTTTTAGTTGGAATAACAGTATTCCTTATTACTTCAGTCAAGTTTGCGACTATTTTTATGGTAGTCCTGATGATCTTGTCGCTTGGAGTTTCTTATCTTCTATATAGCAATGGCTGGATAGTTCATGTAATATGGTTGCCGCTTGGAATCGTGATCATGTATGTTGCATCCCTTGCGGTCCACTATTTGAGGGCAGCCCTTGAGAAGAGAAGAGTGACCAAGACCTTTGAAAGATATGTTGCACCTGAGATTGTCAAAGAGATCATGAAAGAGGGAATGGAGAATCTCTCACTTGGAGGTAAAACCTGCGACATAGCAGTTTTGTTCGTTGATGTAAGAGGCTTTACGACAATGTCAGAAAGACTAGCTCCTGAGAAGGTTGTCTTTATACTAAACAAGTATCTGACTATGGCAAGTGACTGTGTTGAAAAGAACAAGGGAACATTGGATAAATTTGTTGGAGATGCAATGATGGCATTTTGGGGAGCTCCACTTCCACAGGATGATGCTATATATAATGCAGTCAGAACTGCAATGGATATAATTGAGGGAGCCAAAAGAGTTTCCGACGAGCTCAAGGAAGAAATTGGTGAGGAGCTAAGAGTCGGAGTTGGAGTTAACTATGGACCTGCAGTTGTAGGAAACATGGGCGCAGAAAAGCACATGGATTATACTGCAATCGGAGATACAGTTAATACGGCTGCAAGGCTTGAAGCCAATGCTCCTGGCGGAACAGTATATATTAGCCGAGTTGTAGCAGATGCACTCAAGGACAGGATAAAAGTTACATCACTTGGAGGAACTATCAAGCTAAAAGGAAAAGCAGAAGGCTTTGAAGTTCTAAAGGTTGATGAACTTGACTGA
- a CDS encoding efflux RND transporter permease subunit: MNKLSHLIVKLRYVILIVAFALLIPSAIGYFNTRVNYDILTYLPGDIETMKGQDILLDQFGTGAFVLYVAEGMDEKDVSNLKAEIEKVDHVSDVIWYDSVMDISVPMEMLPDRVYEAFNSDDATMMFIIFDEGTSADGTMQAIEDIRKVSNKQCFMSGMSAIVTDTKNMAEKETPIYVGIAVLLAVIVLSLTMDSYLIPLFFLLSIGMAIVYNMGTNVFKGEISFITQSLSAVLQLGVTLDYSIFLWHSYQEELAENSDKKDAMAKAISATFTSVIGSSITTIAGFIALCFMSFTLGLDLGVVMAKGVVFGVIGCVTILPSMILVFDNLIEKTKHKPLMPEFVKIPQFVSKHYLAFFFVFLALLAPAIYGNNHASVYYDLTQTLPDSLESVQGANKVDEEFDMNSAYMLLVDKNLDTAQMNMMIHELKNTDGILSVLGTDSLMGPSFPREFIPEDLLSDLESDQWKMVLLTTDYKIASDEINNQIATVDKIVKSYDPHAMVVGEAPCTKDLINITNHDFQVVNTVSIGLVFLIIAFVLKSVSLPFILVAVIEFAIFVNMGLPYYTQTTIPFISSVVIGTIQLGATVDYAILMTTRYLNERKSGHDKKEATLIALSTSMKSVIVSALSFFAATFGVGLISSIDMIGSLCNLMARGAIISMFTVILVLPAMYMIFDGLIMRTTFGMKADEPRPHNGGHHFHIHKVA, translated from the coding sequence ATGAATAAGCTTTCACATTTAATTGTAAAGCTAAGGTATGTAATTCTGATTGTTGCCTTTGCGCTTCTGATACCGTCAGCAATCGGATATTTCAACACCAGGGTTAATTACGATATCCTGACATATTTGCCGGGAGATATTGAGACCATGAAAGGTCAGGATATTCTGCTGGATCAGTTTGGAACCGGTGCTTTTGTTTTGTATGTAGCAGAAGGCATGGATGAGAAGGATGTTTCAAATCTGAAGGCAGAAATAGAAAAAGTCGATCATGTATCAGATGTTATCTGGTATGACTCAGTTATGGATATTTCAGTTCCTATGGAAATGCTCCCTGACAGGGTATATGAAGCCTTTAATAGTGATGATGCCACAATGATGTTTATCATCTTCGACGAGGGAACTTCAGCAGATGGAACAATGCAGGCTATTGAGGATATCAGGAAGGTATCAAACAAGCAGTGCTTTATGAGCGGCATGAGTGCCATAGTTACAGATACCAAGAATATGGCAGAGAAAGAGACACCTATTTATGTAGGTATTGCAGTTCTCCTGGCAGTCATAGTTCTTTCACTAACAATGGATTCTTATCTTATTCCTTTGTTCTTCCTTCTTAGTATAGGAATGGCAATTGTTTACAACATGGGAACGAATGTATTTAAGGGAGAGATTTCTTTTATCACCCAGTCGCTTAGTGCGGTACTACAGCTTGGAGTAACACTTGACTACTCTATTTTCCTCTGGCACAGCTACCAGGAGGAACTTGCAGAAAACAGTGATAAAAAGGATGCGATGGCAAAGGCTATTTCAGCAACCTTTACATCAGTAATCGGTAGTTCAATAACTACAATTGCCGGATTTATAGCACTTTGCTTTATGAGCTTTACACTTGGACTTGACCTTGGCGTTGTAATGGCTAAGGGCGTTGTATTCGGAGTTATAGGCTGTGTAACAATCCTTCCGAGCATGATCCTTGTTTTTGACAATCTAATAGAGAAGACCAAGCATAAGCCTCTTATGCCCGAATTCGTCAAGATACCACAGTTTGTATCCAAACACTATCTGGCATTCTTCTTTGTGTTCCTGGCTCTTTTAGCGCCTGCTATTTATGGTAACAACCACGCAAGTGTTTACTATGACCTTACGCAGACACTTCCTGATTCACTTGAGAGTGTACAGGGTGCCAACAAGGTTGATGAAGAGTTTGATATGAACTCAGCATACATGCTGCTCGTTGACAAGAACCTTGATACAGCACAGATGAATATGATGATCCATGAGCTCAAGAATACAGATGGTATTCTCTCAGTTCTGGGAACGGATTCACTGATGGGACCTTCTTTCCCAAGAGAGTTTATTCCGGAAGATCTTTTATCAGATCTTGAATCTGATCAGTGGAAGATGGTTCTGCTCACAACTGATTACAAGATCGCATCTGATGAGATCAATAACCAGATTGCTACAGTTGACAAGATAGTAAAGAGTTATGATCCACATGCAATGGTTGTAGGTGAGGCACCATGTACCAAGGATCTTATAAATATTACAAACCATGATTTCCAGGTAGTTAATACAGTTTCAATCGGGCTTGTTTTCCTGATCATTGCATTTGTACTTAAATCAGTATCGCTTCCATTCATACTGGTGGCAGTTATCGAGTTTGCTATTTTCGTGAACATGGGACTTCCATATTACACACAGACAACTATTCCTTTCATTTCATCTGTTGTAATCGGAACAATCCAGCTGGGAGCTACAGTTGACTATGCAATCCTCATGACAACAAGATACCTCAATGAGAGAAAGTCCGGACATGACAAGAAAGAAGCTACACTCATAGCTCTTTCAACCAGCATGAAGTCAGTAATTGTAAGTGCGCTTTCATTCTTCGCAGCCACATTCGGTGTAGGACTTATCTCAAGTATTGATATGATTGGCTCTCTCTGTAACCTTATGGCAAGAGGCGCGATCATCAGTATGTTCACTGTAATACTTGTACTTCCTGCAATGTATATGATCTTTGATGGTCTTATCATGAGAACGACTTTTGGTATGAAGGCTGATGAACCAAGGCCTCACAATGGCGGTCATCACTTCCACATACATAAGGTTGCGTAA
- a CDS encoding MBL fold metallo-hydrolase, producing MKLTICGIRGSYPVFGKEYEKYGGSTSCYLIETSTQAVIVDAGTGIINVPEMKQQNIPILMTHSHVDHLIGLMAFNGLKDAHRNIDIYLAKRDGLSPKKQIERLISNPLWPCKIDDYPAKVSIKELKVAEEKIEFGDIKVFSMDANHPGGSTIFRVESNGKRIVIITDHDHADEVKTEEIAEFSKEADLILYDAQYTEEEYEEHRGYGHSTPEAGIRLKDKAKAKKLVFIHHSPAHNDSFIKAQEERIRESSGSDISFGYEGEVITI from the coding sequence TTGAAACTAACGATTTGCGGAATAAGAGGATCCTATCCAGTATTCGGAAAAGAATATGAGAAATACGGCGGTTCTACATCTTGTTATCTTATAGAGACTTCTACTCAGGCGGTTATTGTAGATGCCGGTACTGGGATCATAAACGTTCCCGAAATGAAACAACAGAATATCCCTATTCTTATGACTCATTCACATGTTGATCATCTTATAGGACTCATGGCCTTTAATGGGCTTAAGGATGCGCATAGGAATATAGATATTTACCTTGCCAAAAGAGATGGCTTATCTCCCAAAAAGCAGATAGAAAGGCTGATTTCAAACCCGCTCTGGCCCTGCAAAATAGATGATTATCCCGCCAAAGTTTCTATCAAAGAATTAAAGGTAGCGGAAGAGAAAATAGAATTTGGCGATATAAAGGTCTTTTCCATGGATGCTAATCATCCGGGAGGCTCAACAATCTTTAGAGTAGAAAGTAATGGTAAAAGGATAGTTATCATAACTGATCACGACCACGCTGATGAAGTAAAAACTGAAGAAATCGCAGAGTTTTCAAAAGAGGCAGATCTTATCCTGTACGATGCTCAGTATACAGAAGAAGAGTATGAAGAGCACAGGGGATATGGACATTCAACTCCGGAAGCCGGAATTAGATTAAAAGATAAAGCAAAGGCCAAAAAGCTTGTATTCATCCATCATTCTCCGGCCCACAATGATAGCTTTATAAAGGCTCAGGAAGAAAGAATAAGAGAAAGTTCTGGCTCAGATATATCCTTCGGATACGAAGGGGAGGTTATTACTATATGA
- a CDS encoding HD domain-containing phosphohydrolase produces MKEFKTDHLIQIAIALSAEKNIDKLLDMILKEAITISNCDAGTVYVRQDDQLFFHNTYTGAAGFPDDVSSKKKSMPPLKLSREYVSACAVLDKKKINIADVYESDEYDFSGAKKYDAMNGYRTKSMLVIPLEDDKSEVLGVLQLINAQDKDKEVIPFPVEVEDIISALASLAAVSLTNRRLAQQVLDTLHSFVEVMVEAIDTRSSYNANHTKSMVSYARKFLDYIGKAHDQRALTEEEKDSFLMSVWLHDIGKLVIPLEVMDKATRLGDKKMAVKNRVTVACLMEELEGYKNPAQLDKHQDKIKEIKRAYELIEECDTKGFLPDDVLENLRNAAKIMVLDEEGKEIALLTGEEETAITVRKGTLTDEERNVMQSHVVYTGKMLDKMDFRGPYSNVPDWAASHHELLDGSGYPNHKTAEDIPVQVRFLTIIDVYDALTAEDRPYKPPMPSEKAFGILDSMANEGKIDKNILDLFKESKAWEKE; encoded by the coding sequence ATGAAGGAATTTAAGACAGATCACCTGATACAGATAGCAATAGCATTATCTGCTGAAAAAAATATTGATAAGCTTTTGGACATGATTCTCAAGGAAGCAATAACTATCAGTAATTGTGATGCAGGAACTGTGTACGTAAGGCAGGACGATCAGCTCTTTTTCCACAATACATATACAGGAGCAGCCGGTTTTCCAGATGATGTTTCGAGTAAAAAAAAGTCAATGCCGCCACTTAAGCTTAGCCGTGAATATGTAAGTGCATGTGCGGTACTGGATAAAAAGAAAATCAATATAGCTGACGTATATGAGTCAGATGAGTATGATTTCTCGGGAGCCAAAAAGTATGACGCTATGAATGGATACAGAACAAAATCCATGCTGGTAATTCCCCTTGAAGATGATAAGAGCGAAGTGCTTGGAGTTCTGCAGCTGATAAATGCTCAGGATAAAGACAAAGAAGTGATTCCTTTTCCGGTTGAAGTAGAAGATATCATTTCAGCACTTGCTTCTCTTGCAGCAGTTAGCCTCACTAACAGAAGGCTTGCCCAGCAGGTTCTCGATACTCTCCATTCCTTCGTGGAAGTTATGGTAGAAGCAATTGATACCAGAAGTTCCTACAACGCTAATCACACTAAGAGCATGGTCAGCTATGCAAGGAAGTTTCTGGATTATATTGGGAAGGCACATGATCAAAGAGCGCTGACAGAGGAAGAAAAAGATTCATTCCTCATGAGTGTCTGGCTTCACGATATTGGCAAGCTGGTAATTCCGCTTGAAGTAATGGATAAGGCCACAAGGCTTGGTGATAAGAAAATGGCAGTTAAAAACAGAGTTACAGTGGCCTGCCTTATGGAAGAACTGGAAGGATATAAGAATCCGGCGCAGCTTGATAAGCACCAGGACAAGATTAAGGAGATCAAAAGAGCTTATGAACTCATTGAAGAATGTGATACCAAGGGATTTCTTCCGGATGATGTTCTGGAGAACCTAAGGAATGCAGCCAAGATAATGGTACTTGATGAGGAAGGAAAAGAGATAGCTCTTTTAACAGGGGAGGAAGAAACAGCAATAACAGTAAGAAAGGGAACGCTGACGGATGAAGAGAGAAATGTGATGCAGTCACATGTAGTTTACACAGGAAAGATGCTGGACAAGATGGATTTCAGAGGACCATATTCAAATGTTCCGGATTGGGCAGCATCGCACCACGAACTGCTTGATGGCTCTGGATATCCAAATCACAAGACAGCAGAAGATATTCCGGTGCAGGTCAGATTCCTTACCATCATCGATGTGTATGATGCGCTGACAGCAGAGGATAGGCCATACAAGCCGCCAATGCCATCAGAAAAAGCATTTGGCATATTGGATAGCATGGCTAATGAGGGAAAGATAGACAAAAACATTCTTGATCTATTTAAAGAAAGTAAAGCTTGGGAGAAGGAGTGA
- a CDS encoding TetR/AcrR family transcriptional regulator: MGKADQNKKLKMENLLNTSFELFTSQGINKTSIQDIVNKAGVAKGTFYLYFKDKYDIRNRLIAHKSSQLFMQAYNALQETKIRDFEGRLIFIMDYVLDELEANKGLLAFIYKDLSWAVFKKALTTPMSSEDVDFGEIYRKMVEESGLKFSDAEIMLFMIIELVGSTGYSSIMYNDPVNLKDLKPYLEQTVRSIIKQFKM, from the coding sequence ATGGGAAAAGCAGATCAAAATAAGAAATTAAAAATGGAAAATCTTCTGAACACATCCTTTGAGCTGTTCACTTCACAGGGTATCAACAAGACTTCCATTCAGGACATAGTTAACAAGGCAGGAGTTGCCAAGGGCACCTTCTACCTTTATTTCAAAGACAAATATGATATCAGAAACAGACTTATCGCCCACAAATCAAGTCAGTTGTTCATGCAGGCTTATAATGCCCTTCAAGAGACCAAAATAAGAGATTTCGAGGGAAGACTTATCTTTATAATGGACTATGTCCTCGATGAACTGGAAGCCAACAAAGGGCTACTGGCATTTATATATAAGGATTTGTCCTGGGCAGTATTTAAAAAAGCCCTCACCACTCCAATGAGCAGTGAGGACGTTGATTTTGGTGAAATCTATCGCAAGATGGTTGAGGAGTCAGGCCTCAAATTCTCCGATGCTGAAATCATGTTATTTATGATAATTGAACTTGTAGGTTCTACGGGTTATAGCTCTATCATGTACAATGACCCTGTAAACCTCAAGGACTTAAAGCCCTATCTTGAGCAGACTGTTCGCAGCATAATCAAACAGTTCAAAATGTGA